In one window of Desulfovermiculus halophilus DSM 18834 DNA:
- the aroE gene encoding shikimate dehydrogenase, which produces MNSSQPDPTCPVHPPEALYGVLGHPVGHSLSPILHSWALAELGSPGAYMRWDIRPVALDAFMLAVRTLPVHGASVTLPYKQRIIPYLDHLTPEAKGIRAVNTLFWERGALWGDNTDCLGILRPLKERGIRPDTALVLGAGGAALAAVRALRRLGCPGIRVAARDQKKAAEVFPELVCVPWEELGTQTPDLVLNTTPLGMRGDLEGLSPWPDPEGLLGVGCVFDLVYTPLETKLLQEARAAGCRTVSGLEMFVHQALGQTQRWIGRGFDPGRALSLLTGCLQ; this is translated from the coding sequence ATGAATTCGAGCCAGCCAGACCCGACCTGCCCGGTTCATCCCCCTGAGGCCCTGTACGGAGTCCTGGGCCATCCTGTCGGCCATTCCCTGAGCCCGATTCTGCATTCCTGGGCCCTGGCTGAGCTGGGTTCCCCTGGGGCATATATGCGCTGGGACATCCGGCCGGTAGCCTTAGATGCCTTTATGCTGGCCGTGCGGACCCTGCCTGTTCACGGGGCGAGTGTCACCCTGCCCTACAAGCAACGGATCATCCCCTACCTGGACCATTTGACCCCGGAGGCCAAAGGCATCAGGGCGGTGAACACCCTGTTCTGGGAGCGGGGCGCTTTGTGGGGGGATAATACGGATTGCCTGGGCATCCTGCGCCCTCTCAAAGAGCGGGGGATCCGTCCGGACACGGCTCTGGTCCTTGGGGCCGGGGGAGCGGCTTTGGCCGCTGTCCGGGCGCTGCGCAGGCTGGGCTGTCCGGGGATCAGGGTGGCCGCGCGGGACCAGAAGAAGGCAGCAGAGGTGTTTCCGGAGCTTGTGTGTGTGCCCTGGGAGGAACTGGGGACCCAGACTCCGGATCTGGTGCTGAACACAACCCCACTGGGCATGAGAGGAGATTTGGAAGGCCTGTCGCCGTGGCCGGATCCAGAGGGCCTTTTGGGCGTGGGCTGTGTCTTTGACCTGGTGTACACCCCACTGGAAACCAAGCTTTTGCAGGAGGCCCGGGCCGCCGGCTGCCGAACCGTCAGCGGTCTGGAGATGTTCGTCCACCAGGCCCTGGGCCAGACACAACGCTGGATCGGCCGGGGCTTTGACCCCGGCAGGGCACTGTCCCTGCTGACCGGCTGCCTGCAGTAG